The Scleropages formosus chromosome 21, fSclFor1.1, whole genome shotgun sequence DNA segment ACCTGCAGAAGCTCTAAATGTGACTTTTCTATCGCACCTGTCCTCCAGATAGAAAGTACACTGGATGACAAAAAGGGAACGCTGCACAGTTTGCTTTGTACAGACATGCACCGAAGTACCTCACAGTCCTGCGCTTGTCTTTGATTCTTGTGTTTAGCGAGCCAGCAAACAACAGGGTGGTCGGCGATTTTCTCTGAAACGCTCTTaaccataaatatataaaatataagcCCACAGTGCATTTGTTCTCAGCCGAAGCAGGTGACAAAAATGGCTCTTATGCACATACATGCagcaatataaacacacacacacacacacacacacacacacacacacacacacatgcacccaACACACCTGCTAAGGTTTAATTCTCTGTACTACATGGCCACATATGGTGTACAGTACAATAGGCTGTCAGTACACTACACACCATTCTGCATCAGTGCTGCATGGATACGCCAGCATCTTAACAGAGGTCCACTTAGTCCCCCCCATTGCCGTTCTCTCATTGGTCAGTTCTGCTACATTGTACAAAGCCCAGAGGCTTCCCAGAATACACGACTATACAGGCATGTGGAGCTCATTGTATTCATCCCTCCCATCTTCATCAAAGTTGGGGGAGTCTTCGTCTGAATCCAGCTGCAAGAGAATTGCAGTAATGATAATGATTATTAAGCAGTATTTaaatgacacctttatccacggtgacttacagcattaaatgtactgtactgcacttcctacagtcatttactcatttaaacagtagagccatataacacacacttacgcaaaaggcaatttaaagtcaccaattcacgTGAAgcgcttgtctttggactgtgggaggaaaccagagcccccagaagaaacccacataaacaatggagaacatgcaaactccacacagactgagccagatccAAACCCACGTCCAAACACAATTAAGGCAACGTAAGGCACCAGCACTCCTTGCTGCTCCACCGTGCTGCTTTTAGTCAAGAAGTGTTACAAAAGACCTAACACAGCCTGCACAGGTCTTTTAAAGTCCACCATGGAGCACCACACTCAACAGCCAGAGGAAATATGAGCAATTTCACGTCGCACAACAGGGGCAGGCCAGATGGAGTGACGCCAAACAAGTCCATCCTACCCACCGCTTTGAGCTCTCGCTCCTCAAAGACCCGGGTGAGAAGCAAGTGGCGCAGTGGAACAGTCATGATGAGGATGAAGGGGAAGGCCAGGGAGGCCGCGGTGGACTTCACCACCCACAGCAGCACGATGCACAGCAGCTGGATGACTGTGAACATGTTCATGCGCCAAGTCTTCACCTTTGGGTCACAGTGCACAGAACAAGTGGGAAATTACATGACCGTGCCAGCTCAAGCACGTCCCCATGTTGTGTGTGCGCTCCTGTcgctttttattttcactttttggaTTTCTGTCAGCGAGACCTGGGGCTGCGCCCATCTCCAAGCATGTGCTCCACTGGGAAGTGGGATGGTTTGGGCTCCACCTAGTGGGTGCTCCCCAGCACACTCCCATGTTCCTGTTCAAAGGTCCCCATTTACATCTTCCTGCCACCCCACAAATTTCTACTCAGTACTTCTCATATAATGTATTAAGCCACCACCACAGCGAACTCTAACCCTCATGTAGCatacgtgtttttttttgccatgtcaTCGAACCTTTTAACTGTGTTGTGAAGGAAAGTGTCCTTCCTTGTTGGTGATATACCTTCGTGACATAGATGTGGTCAGGGTGGTGCTTGGCGGGTGTGACCATGAGCATAATGCGCTCGTACAGCTGGATGCCAGTGAGCGAGGTGATGCCCATGTACAGGAAGATCCCGAAGAGCACAGCTAGCGGGATGTGCCGCAAGATGTTCTTCATCACAATGGATAAGCCTGGGATACGACAGCGAAGCAAGGGCACTTTACAGCGGACCAAGGAAGCGTTACAGTGGTCCAAGATGACAGGAAAGCAAATAATTATTTGGAATCACTGACAAATCCTAAGGGCAGcaatgaaattttaatgcaaaGCTTACCTACAAGCAGAGCAACTATCATGCCTGTGATCCTCTGTTCCTTAACCTCTTGGATCATGGGCCTCTCCCCCGGAGCAGTGGCCTTGTTCATGACAGTCAACGCATTTACGTGTGAGACGGAGCGCACGGTGGCAGCGGTCAGCCAGGGAAGGCCAAAGAGGGGGCACAGTGCCCCTAGCAGGACGATGAGGAGCAAATCCAGGTGGAACCCAGAACCTTTGACTAGTCGTCGCTCTTTCTTACTCACAATCAGTCTGGGGGCATTAGAGAGCACTGTCAGGGGCattgaagacacacacacacagacacagacacacacacacacacactcaagaacacatgcacacacacataaacacaaacaactCACTCATGAGTTTCATATGGGCTTTTTCATACTGGTTTCGAGTCAAAACGACCAGCACTGACCCAGTCTGTCTGACCATCTTGCCAACGTCCACCTCTCACACTTACGAGGTGATCTGAGTCTCcatgaagatgaggatgaagacCAGCAGGGCTGGTACAGCAGAGGCCCCCATCATCCAAACAGGGAAGGGTTGCTTGTCCCCGAACGGGCTAATGAACCAGCCTCGCTTGTCAGGAGATGTGACTGAGAAGCCAGAGGGCACATTCAGCTTCTGCAAGCACCATATGGAACCAGTAAAATGTGGCTTTAATGGTTGCAGCACAAGAAGCcagaaaagtatttattttcagtataatATTAAACGTCTAAGACTGGAATCAAATGATTTTCCACGTTTTGAAAGACGTGCAGTCTGGAAGAATACTGTTACCTGCGTGTAAGTTTCCGGAATGGCACAATCCACTACCACAGAACACAAAATAGAAATAGGAATCCCAAAGTCTCCAATGATTCTTCTTGCCTAATGAATCaggcaataaacacatttagcCTTTAGTAGCTtcagagggaaagaaaaaaagagacaagaAGTCTTGCAATACCTTTCCTCCCAGGAATCGGCTGTGCCTGAACTTCCTAAGGAAGAAGGCCACAAAGAAGGTGCCCAGCATTAGAACGAGAGACAGCAGGGCTGTGTTGGGCTGCATGAGTTTGGGGCTGTGATGGTCCTCCTCGTGTAGGTGGTGGGAGAAGAGAACAGGTTGAGTGGTGGGCAACGGGTAGCTCGTCAGTAGCGGGTGCTCCTGGAACACCTAAAGAGGAGTTTTGAATCACATTAaaaccaatttacatttattttacacttttctccagagcaacttagaatgtgaagattacaaatatttacccctttatacagccaggtaattttggTGGaacaaatcagggtaagtaccttgctcaaggctactacagccagagagagggatcaaacctgcaacctttgggtctaaaggcagcagtactaaccACCATCCTATTAGCTGTCCCCAATGAGATACTCAGCAATAAAGAGTCAGATGCCATGCATGATGACCACCATGAAACTAGTCAATGATCTAAGCTCTAAGAGCAGCACTGTTAGCAAGAGAACTTCACCTTGATGAGCTTGGAGAAAGTCTCATAGATGAAGATCAGAGAGATGAGGAAAGCAAAAATCTCCTGTGTGAAGGGTGAGATGTAGCGGACCAGAAAGCTGCCCTCGGCCGCCACAATGACCAAAACGATGAAGATAAGCCAAAAACCGATCCAGACACGGCCCGTGAGGTACTCAAATCCCTGAGCCTGGCAAAACTGTGAGATTGACAGAAAGGGCAGAAGTGCTGAACAGCATGAGTGTCAATGAGTTTCATAAGCTCTTGCAATTAAGAAACTGGCTCACTGTACTTTACAACTGGTTTTGTAATGTATATTTTGAGCCTACAGTGTTTCTCCAGTAATAGGAGGATGTCTATATAAGCAATGATCTGGTACAGGTGTCTAGAAGGGCTGTTTCAGGCAGCTACTGCAAATTGCAATAGAAAGCCCCAAAAATATAAACCTGTTCAAATGAACACAATTAAAAACCGAAAGCtatttatttcacttaaatTGCACCTGCAGCTTGAATACTTTTAACATTAATGATGACAGGAGGAGTTAAATGACGAATGAGCAAAGTGCAATGTTATGTACCTTGTAGAAGGCCTCTTCAAAAACAAGCAAGGGTCCTGAGAAACCAATGATGAGAAGAGGTTGCCCAGCCAACAGGGAGAACAGCACGCCAAGCGTGGAAGTAGAGACGATGAGCTCTGACACTCCCATCATGCCCTCTGTCTTCTCCCCTGCAAGGATGAACACAGCAAAGCATTATATCATGAAACTCTCACAAAATCTACAGGAGGACTCAGAAATCTGACCTTTCCAGAGTGCAATAATGCAATACAGAAGTAACGCTGATATTTTCATGTAACATGTAgaattacaaaatgaatgaagaaatgacaTAGCTAgcatgaaaagcagaaatgtcaTTATGGCATTAGGAACATGGTGGGTTTTTTGCAGTGATACGAAGACCAGACAAAGGTCAGTCGGAGTTCAAGACCCACATCATGTTACAGGCTAAATAAGAGCCCTGGTTTCTTGAGCTTAATGACGAACACATTTGCCAggtgtcatttttctgtttatcctGCAGCCCTCAACTCACCCAGCAGCCCCCCGAAGGTGATGGTAGGTGAGAGTGCAGCAAAGTAGATAAAGATGATGGCAGCCACGCACTGTGTATCGACAGCATCCTTAATGTCACTCATGTAGTGGGGATACCGCCTGCGAATGTCGTGGATGAGGCCGCCAAAAGGGATTCCAGAACGCTTTAGGGGATCCACCTCCTGGTCCTCCTCGTCCTGGTCTTCCAATATTACCTCTGCAACCCAGCCGTGCACGTGATTGACGTTTTTTCACCTGGTCTCAAATGAAATGGCCTAACACCCTTACAGTTTCCCCAACAAAGATTTAATCTTTGAAATTTTTATATTAACGAACTCCTACATACTGACAGTtggcagaagaccacaccggtcCACCATCCAGTGCTGACATACCGCTGTTCTCAGCATCAGATCCCACAGCAGCACTAATGGActtcttctccctctttttCCTCTTGCGCAGCATCTGCTTTTGGAAGGAGGCAACAGTCTTCAGCAGGTCCTTGCCCTCCACGTCCGAGGGTGGGATCACAATGCTGCAGTCTAGGAACTCATTGATGCCATTCAGCAAGTCCTGGCGGTCGTCGGCAAAGTAGGCCACTTCGTGGAAGTTCTggcaaacataaaacaaatgagGAATCGTCTGAATTAACATGAAGTCACGATATACAAGCAGTGACCCATGGTACACATGTTCAAAAATAATTACGTTCCATTGTCCAATTTAACAAGCCATCCTGGAAATAAGCAAAGAGCACACCTTATCACACATGAGTGTGGAGATGGAACGCCCAATCTCATGGTAGTCCATGTTGGAGTGGCTCGGTCCTAGCAGGACAAAGAGGAACCGGACAGGCACTGGTACTTCCAAGACCGATTCAAGCAGCACAGCCTCACTGAGCCGGACAAAGGCCATGGCTGGGTGCTCCAGGAACTCCACACACCCTATACACCAAGAGTACAGGTCAGGCCAAATGAGCCAACACAGTCAAGGATACCACTACCAATAACATTATCTCTAACAAAAACcataatatttaacattattaagGTGATGCCTTtatcaaaggtgacttacaattacaacaatttaaacatttttacagcaaagtaTTCACAGTAttcaaagtaccttgatcaagggtactaaatcaggagtgggatttgaaccagggaaCTCCGTAAGGAGGCAGTCACAAGGCTTTCCACTGCCATAACTTCACGCTTTATACTGTTCAAAAGTCCCACCGGTGTTGCTGTAACTTCATAGTCAATTCAATTTTAACATTGCTCAAACTATGGGTTTACCTCGCTGCCAATGTATCACCCAGAATTCGAGCCAGCAAGTTTCCTCCCTAACAACTCCGCCCTGTTGTGGACGGCTATACACGGCACGTGtaataaaactgtatttaatgCTTTACACACAACATGTACGTCTCAACAGCTGAAACCACTATGCTAAAAACATACGATATTTTGGTGTCCTTGGTGCGACACGCCCTAACCCACTGCGGCTGGTGACGACTTACCCACTAAGACCACGGTGGCTTCGGCATCCTTGGGGATCTTAGCCAGAAGTTTCATGGATCGGGCAGCTGCATGGCCTTCAGCAGTGATGGGATGGATTGCTTTCTTTCGTTTACAGGCAAAACAGTTAAAGTTTGTGACTATGAATGCCTTGGTAATGAGAAATTCTCACATGGGACGCAGACAGCTGTATCCCCATGGCAACAAGTTGTTTCCAAGTccattgtgttttaaaaatgtatataaacaatACACTTATTTTAGAGTGGAAATactaaaatcaaatacaaataataaaagcttGATGACCACCTTTCCAACTGGAAAATaacttaaatgtaatattttttttgagaatttgTCAGAACAGATCAGCCATGGAGAGCATTAAAGGCTTTCACATTTAATGCACTGAGCAGCTTAACGCACCTTACAAGCAAGCATACAAGTGGCTGGAAGACTCTTGTTCACATATATTACTGTGAACTACATGGCACTGTACTAGATGACACCAGATGGATGCAGATTTCCAGTGTGTTAATGCTTGAATACCACCTGAGTAGAACCTGGCCATCATTTGCAAGTGCCTCCAAGCCTGTTACATTAACCCTGTTGTTTTTATGGGTGGATTTAAAGACATCAAAATTTAAGGTGTCTACCCACCTGCTATTCAGTGGTCCAAGCTGGTAGGCATTAACCCGTGGGAATCTGCGGCCATCGCAACAGAGTGTGACGCGAGATGCAGCACATACACCGTGCAATTGGCAGGCAACTCACAAACAAGCTCACAAACACCTCTTTCTCATGATCTGGAGGCTTGGCGTCTTGGTGCTCGGAGTACTCAGCTACCAGGGGCAGGCTGGGCTCAGGCACATGGTTGTGGTCGTGGTGATAGCTGGTCAGGCTGTGGGCCGAGTGGTTGCGGGGGAAGAACCCCTCCTTTTCATCGTTGGGGTGACTGCAAAGCAAAAGAGTTCATAAGTTGGACAGGATAGGATCTGGTGTTAGAGCTGTCACTGCAAGTAACGGAAGTCACAGATGAGAGGGAGGGCGAGGTTTCGGTCTCATTTGGGTTCACCTTTGCCCGCCGTGTCCACCGTGCCTATGCACTCCCAGCACTCTCAACCACCTTTGTGAAAATTCCTTTGTGATACTTGAAACAGACGGTAGGACCTAAGTTCATTGCTTTAAATTACGTGACGAACCTCGTTCCAGTTTGAGTCTGATCATATAAAATGTGGCAGTTTCAGTTGCGTCAATCTGCCATGTGGCTGGACCCCAGTGACTGTACCGGTCCGGATCCAAAACCCAACAAAACTAATGTAACTCTAGATCACTGCACACGCTGGCTGCCACCAAACATGGGACTCTTTTCTGTGGTTTGAAGTCCACTAAGGACATCACAGCAGCCTGTTTGTtcaaaacttacatttacacaacacttttctccaaagagacttacaactTTTAAGCTCCTTACTActattcacacagctgggtaattgtactggagcaatttgggataagtactttgctcaagggtgctacattcaaacctacaacctttaggtccaaaggtagcgGCTCTAACCAagatgctaccagctgccccagtacAATTTCTTAGCAATGTAGCTATTTCTAAATGATATTGCTTGTCAAAACTTCAgtgttgtattaatttatttacctattaatTGATTCATTggtaaattactgaaaaattctcaaaacacacacacacacacacacacacacacacacacacacaccgcttggcccaagtggggttgcggcaagctggagcctaacccggcaatacagggtgtaagcccagagagggaggagacacacccaggacaggataccaggccgtcacagggcaccctaagcaggactcgaaccctagactcacCAGAGACCAGAACCCAGCAAAGCCCACttcgccaccgtgccccctttcTCAAAACACctatgtgtaaatatttattattcgTAATTCTACATGCAATGAAAACATATGGATACTTTTTAAAGGTATTTGAAATGTAGCGCTTAGGGTAAAGACAAATGTAATAACTTTGTGGGATAACACCCTTACGTTAAAATATCCATATGGCGTCTACACCCAAGCCATTACTCAAAGTACATTTGACCATTACAACCTAGTCCAGGAGACCCCGCCATGATACTGTTAAGGAATAGTCGAACCCTTTTCAGAAAAAGAGGGAAGATTTCATTAGAATTAGCTATGATTTTCAAAGGGGCGGGGTGGGGAGATTCTGGGAAGCAGTGCACACAGGCCATCGGAGGCGTCATGTCTGGGCCCAGTAGCGGTGCTGTAATCAGCGCCGGCTCCTCTGTGTCGATGTGTGGGTTTTTAATGCTGTGTAATGCGGCAGCTTGAGGCGAGCCCCTTGGACCTGCTTACAGGCTCCACCATCTGGGCCGACATGCAGCAGCAAATTAGAGAGAAATGCCAGTCAATGTGGCATCGTGTCTCAGTGCAGAGCGTTGCTGGTTCTCAAATAGAGGGAGGGGGAAGGACGGAGTGATGGATACCCCTGCTTGGCAGGCAGGGATGATGTGCTCTCTCTAGATTTAGTGGCATTAAGTGTGTTAAATCCACACCACATTCCCTCCAACtgttctgcttttatttgctttttgggggggggccACATTTGTTTGCCTGTCCAAAACAGAACTTGCATGCCGTTGCCATGATTTTTAAGGGTGACGGCTTTTCCACGGCCAGAGCTCAGTACGTTtcaaacatatttatataatttgctATAAATATTTAGATAGCAGCCAACATGCGTGAGCCGGTGCCACTTAaaaagccagccttctgtgggaACGTTGAAGGCCGTTACCTCTCAGTCTTAAATGAAGAGACACAGGTAAAAGTGTATTGGTGAACATTACAATGAACGCAGGAACAGAGCTCAGGAAAGAACGTGGAAAAATAACAACACATTTCACAAAGACAAGTCATGACATATCCGCAATAATTTGTGTTGAAAAGGTTTTTTATATTGCGATACTTTTTACCTAACCCTGTAGATGACAAAACACagatatacatactgtatatacatgggggtgtggtgggcttggccaggtcctgctctctggcgggtctggggttcgagtcctgcttgggttgccttgcgacaggctggcgtcccatcctgggtgtgtcccctccccctccagccttgtgccctgtgctgccaggttaggctctggttcgccgtgaccccactcaggacaagcagtttcagccagtgtgtgtgtgtgtgtgtgtgtgtgtgcatatacatGGAAGATTAATGTACTGGCTCTTGGAACAATGAAACTACATCCAAGTGATATAGCAAAAACTACcctgctatacaaatgggtaaatcagtgtgactTACTTTAgataaaagtgtcaactaagGAACAAATTAATAACCCAAGTGACATTTTCTAATATGATTCCtgttgaggggggcgcggtggcgcagtggcgcagtgggttggactgggtccttctctccagtgggtctgggatttgagtcctgcttggggtgtcttgcggtggactggcgtcctgtcctgggtgtgtcccctccccctccggccttacgccctgtgtgttgccgggtaggctccggttccctgcgaccccgtataggacaagcggttcagaaactctgtgtgtgtgtgtgtgtgtgtgtgtgtgtgtgtgagtgattgctGTTGAATCACCAGTTCATTACCCTATGCAGAGTTGCAACAGTTCAGAGTCTATCTCAGAAGCAAagggtgtgaggctgggtacatcctggacaagaTTCAGTCTGTCATGGGGCaatcacacaaacactcatGTACACAGCAATCTTTGGTGGCTTTGGTGAGCACGAGGGACTGGGATGTTCTTGGTCTGCATTTCATTCCTCTAGAGGGAATTCTAAGTAAATAACCATGCAGAATGGGCTCAGAGAGTCTTCGTTGGCTGCACTGACCTGTGTTTGAGCAGCAGGGCCCTCAGTACATTGGCCCTGTCGTCAGCTTTGATCTGGTCGGAGACGATCATGGTCTCTACCACAAGGTGAGCAATGCCTGACAGTGTGGTTTGTTCCAGATCCAGCAACACAGCCCCTAGATAGGAAAAGAGAGAGTCACACTATTCAGCTCTGGTAAAAGTGGAGCTGATGAGCTTTGTGGAGGTGGTGTATGGGGTGCAAAGTGGAGGTGTTCATGAATTTGCCAGGGTCTTCCGCAAACCCCAAACTGCTAAATGGTACTGTATGAACAAATGCGTGAAATCTGAGTGAAAGTTCCATAGCaacacataaaaacatacatgatGTTATACCCCAGCTATGTACCGGAAAGCACATTGTAGTCTAACAAGCAGACTTGGAAGTTCAATGCGGAGGCCAGTTCAGAAGGCATCTCTATGGTCCTCACCCTGGGTAATGGTCTTGCGGAGGTCCAGCAGGCTGCGGAAAGTAAGGGATGCCACATGAGGCTTGCCCCAACGGTCAGTTTCCTCTTCCACATCTTCCTCAAACTTGATCCAGCGTGCCGTCTCCTTCCATCGCATGTCCTGGTTCTTGTCAGTTATCAGCTCGTTCAGTTCTACAAACAcctgtccaaacacacacatgcacagattGGGCAGGTGTGGAGAGTGTGATATAGACATAATACACATTCAGAAAACACAAAGGGTATAGGTACTGTCCATTAGTGACAACACATCATGAGGAAATTTTAGAGACCCTGAAGAACACGGTTTCACATTCATCTAACAGACTGGGCTAACCCTAAAGACAGAGTCatgcaaacaagcaaaaaaaataaaactttctgaTGAGTAGATGGAAGCTCATGTAATTAATCCACAATTTTTATCTGATGTTGATTCCAGGGAACTGTTCTCAGAGCTGAAAGAGTGTGCTGGACTCAACAGATCAATAAGAAGCTGGCGAAAGGACAAGCCTCGGAGGACTGAGTAAACCCCGGAAGTTAAGAACTATTAGCTGATCTTGCTTTAAATATTGAGATTGGCTCGTGCAAAGCAGCTGGAAACCCATGATTTTCCACTGTAGGCACACTGCCCAGGTAATTAATTTTCTCTGGATCAATCAGCATGCTTAAAAGTATGTCCAGGCTGGAAGATAAGGATGGATCTGATGTGAAGGCTAGAGGGACTATCATCCTAGCTGATGCACCTCATGGGTCTTCCTGTCtgacttcttcctcttcctcatgcTGAACCTTGTGGGAGAGCTGATGCTACTCTGTGCCACTTGGCTACGGGACGACTTCTTCACCAGGTGACGTCTTATGCCAGGGTTGTCTTCAAATCGGTGGCCTAGCCAAAAGGGGGAGTTGTAGACAAGTATGAGCTTGCGATTACTGGACAGAAAGTAATGGTTTTGTAAGGTGGCAACATTTTCCGTCCTTTTAAAGCAACGTTCCAGCATCAACTATGGACAAATggcaacagtgtgtgtgaaacccCATccccctgcaaaaaaaaaatcatcaaggGTTGACTGAGCAGTTTTACACACTTACTTCTTCACTCACAAACTCaagtttgaaaagaaaaaaggcataaaGACAAACAACACATGTTTTGaactaaaacaaaaaggaaacagaCATAATTATTTTGGCCCCAAAGGCATTAGGATTTAATTTCGTGTCATTTTGACATGCAAACCCACATTCTCATTGAGTTTTATACAAGCAAGGAAGGGTATCCATAAGAGGCATTCTCTCCCCCATCACCCCCTGTGTTTTGACGAGTGTTGGGAACTCAGGCCCGCTGTGTGCCCCAGCTGTTTTGCATTGTCATGGCGCCCGCAGGAGGAGCCATAAACAGAGCCTAGAAATAACTCGGGTTTATGTCTCCTGCCAGTGCTCCTCTCTGACCTTGAGTTAAGCCTCCCCCCTGTTTTGTTGCCTTTCAGCTCATAATAAGAGTCCTGTTCAGATGTCTGGTTTCTCCCCAGAATAGTTTCAAGGAAATACATGGAGGTGAGGAGAAGAGGCATTTTGGCTGAGCTTCGTGAGCGCTGGAAGGCACCCCATTagcattttattccattttctgACGCTAACCCAATCTTCACATTCAGCCAATATGGCACGAGTCTAAAGCATTCGGTGCAACAAAAGACACTGGCAGAACAAAAATCTGGTTAAATAAGAAAGCACATCAGTAACTGTTGTCTTATTTTACTTTATGGGCTTTAGGTAGAGTCGTCAATAATCGCTCCCAATATTGACTGCTCCATCCCACAGACCTGAAACCACTCCAAAAAAGGTCCAGACATGCCAGCAAAGTTTCTAGTCCATGAGTAAGTGACTAAATGAGATAGGGCCTTCAAAGTAAAGTGAAGCCCTCTTCATTCTGCAAAAATTTCACTTGACCAGATGCACTTAATTAATCAATGTTACATGAGTACAATGAGTTTCATTATGGCTGAATGCTGGACTATGGGGGCAATTGAACAACAGTGCAGCTACCTCTGGGGCAGCAGCTGATTGCACTGGGGTCTCCAGCAAAATGAGTACAAAGAGTAGGGTAGGACTGAAGGTCGCCTTGCTGATTACTGCAGTCTAGACACTTAGGCAAAACTAAAACAGCTCCGGGACACAATTATCTGCCGAGATGTAAACTTGCTGAAAGACTGGCGTTGGGTGTTTAATGCTGTTTCATCGAGCCCACATGTCAGTAAAAAGACTTGTTGCGGCATTACCAAAACAATGACCAGCACGAACACATGAGAACTTGGGATCGCTTTTACACTTGAGTGCTTCAATTCCATTTCGTGGGCGAGGTCTACTGCTAGATGCGGTTGACGGGTAGGCCCATTTCACGGAGCACTTTGGCTGGCTTCAATTACCACATCAtcatatattttttgcattaactggattgcatttctttgaaaaggTCAATGGAACAACTCATTTTGAAAATTCCTCTAATCAATGGTCAATGTCAGACCAGCCGAATTACTGCCTCGCAAAATCGCGATCTCATTTCAAAGACAGTGCTTTCTGTATTGGCACTTGAGGACAGTGTGTTGCATTTGTGTACATTTCTAACCGCATATACAAATCCCAGCTGAAGAAACATGGTATTTTAAACACAATAT contains these protein-coding regions:
- the LOC108924237 gene encoding anion exchange protein 3-like gives rise to the protein MAAGGHAPEKDVLINLQQVLAEEAKHPCDGQQEEGGWEKALSVQHFAHIVSEGTASNGEKLGRTYSEKDFEYHRHTFHHTHHPLSTHLPPPMRFRKRVLSTDHRRKRRRKKKKTSLPPSEVTPTIQEVDEEEAESEVEDQGLAVTPTELMDNKPKSSLGREEGLELPLPLSSFRMENEYPPTPGEDILSSTGLEVKGQVQQEKAFSRFSTAPEPPWFRRIPQYRVAGQQRASYDLWERVCAGSMSAAEAAVYQEVPTDEAEAQMLATADLEDMKSHRFEDNPGIRRHLVKKSSRSQVAQSSISSPTRFSMRKRKKSDRKTHEVFVELNELITDKNQDMRWKETARWIKFEEDVEEETDRWGKPHVASLTFRSLLDLRKTITQGAVLLDLEQTTLSGIAHLVVETMIVSDQIKADDRANVLRALLLKHSHPNDEKEGFFPRNHSAHSLTSYHHDHNHVPEPSLPLVAEYSEHQDAKPPDHEKEKAIHPITAEGHAAARSMKLLAKIPKDAEATVVLVGCVEFLEHPAMAFVRLSEAVLLESVLEVPVPVRFLFVLLGPSHSNMDYHEIGRSISTLMCDKNFHEVAYFADDRQDLLNGINEFLDCSIVIPPSDVEGKDLLKTVASFQKQMLRKRKKREKKSISAAVGSDAENSEVILEDQDEEDQEVDPLKRSGIPFGGLIHDIRRRYPHYMSDIKDAVDTQCVAAIIFIYFAALSPTITFGGLLGEKTEGMMGVSELIVSTSTLGVLFSLLAGQPLLIIGFSGPLLVFEEAFYKFCQAQGFEYLTGRVWIGFWLIFIVLVIVAAEGSFLVRYISPFTQEIFAFLISLIFIYETFSKLIKVFQEHPLLTSYPLPTTQPVLFSHHLHEEDHHSPKLMQPNTALLSLVLMLGTFFVAFFLRKFRHSRFLGGKARRIIGDFGIPISILCSVVVDCAIPETYTQKLNVPSGFSVTSPDKRGWFISPFGDKQPFPVWMMGASAVPALLVFILIFMETQITSLIVSKKERRLVKGSGFHLDLLLIVLLGALCPLFGLPWLTAATVRSVSHVNALTVMNKATAPGERPMIQEVKEQRITGMIVALLVGLSIVMKNILRHIPLAVLFGIFLYMGITSLTGIQLYERIMLMVTPAKHHPDHIYVTKVKTWRMNMFTVIQLLCIVLLWVVKSTAASLAFPFILIMTVPLRHLLLTRVFEERELKALDSDEDSPNFDEDGRDEYNELHMPV